The genomic stretch ATTCTCACTTCCTTGCGCTCCACCCAGCCTTCCGGCTGAACTTCTACGCCCAAGGAACGCTCCCCTACCCAAGACTTACGTCTTGCCGAAGCTTCGGCGGCCTGTTTAGCCCCGTGTCATTTTCCGCGCAGCGTCACTCGACCAGTGAGCTATTACGCACTCTTTCAATGATGGCTGCTTCTAAGCCAACATCCTGGTTGTCTGGGCAACGCCACATCGTTTTCCACTTAACAGGCACTTGGGGGCCTTAGCTGTCGGTCTGGGCTGTTTCCCTCTTGACGACGGATCTTAGCACTCGCCGTCTGACTCCCGGGCATAAATGCGGGCATTCTGAGTTTGACAGGGTTCGGTAACCGGTGAAGGCCCCTAGCCCTATCAGCGCTTTACCTCCCGCATTCTTGTATCCCGAGGCTAGCCCTAAAGCTATTTCGGGGAGAACCAGCTATCTCCGGGTTCGATTGGAATTTCTCCCCTACCCACACCTCATCCGCCGACTTTTCAACGTCGGTCGGTTCGGGCCTCCACGAAGTTTTACCTCCGCTTCACCCTGGACATGGGTAGATCACCCGGTTTCGGGTCTGCAGCCACGAACTATGCGCCCTGTTCAGACTCGCTTTCGCTTCGGCTTCGGCTTTTTGCCTTAACCTTGCTCGTGACCGCAACTCGCCGGTTCATTCTACAAAAGGCACGCCATCACGGTTAATCCGCTCTGACTGCTTGTAAGCATACGGTTTCAGGTTCTCTTTCACTCCCCTTCCGGGGTGCTTTTCACCTTTCCCTCACGGTACTTGTGCACTATCGGTCGCTGAGGAGTATTTAGCCTTGGAGGGTGGTCCCCCCGGATTCCCACGGGATTTCACGTGCCCCGCGGTACTTGGGATACCTTCTATCCGTCTTGCCTTTTCGCCTACAGGGGTGTTACCTGCTGTGCCGGGCCTTTCCAGACCGCTTCGACTAAGACAATTGGGACATGGTGAAGGTCCCGCAACCCCGCCTCCGAAGAGGCGGTTTAGGCTCTTCCCCTTTCGCTCGCCGCTACTGAGGGAATCTCGGTTGATTTCTTTTCCTCCGGGTACTGAGATGTTTCAGTTCCCCGGGTTGGCCTCCCACGCCTATCGATTCAGCGTGGGATACTTGGATATGACTCCAAGTGGGTTGCCCCATTCGGGTATCCACGGATCGAGGCCTGCTTGCGGCTCCCCGTGGCTTTTCGCAGCTGTCCGCGCCCTTCTTCGCCTCTCAGCGCCTAGGCATCCGCCGTATGCCCTTACTAACTTGACCTTATAATCGATTATTGTCGTAGCAACCTATCCGTCGCTCGTCAAAACTTCTTGTCTGGATCACGCTATCTAAACGTCTCGTACAGACGAGCCCTTAGAAGCATGACCATCAAAAAAAGTCTGTAAAACGGCGGCATCGATCGCTTCAACCATAACCGCTTGCGCTTTACTATCCTCTGTGCAGTTTTCAAGGAGCAAAGGGCGCCACCGTAAAGGCGGCAGGAAAGATTTATTGGTATGGTGGAGCTAAGCGGGATCGAACCGCTGACCTCTTGAATGCCATTCAAGCGCTCTCCCAGCTGAGCTATAGCCCCATGTTGACCCGCTTCTGTCCGGGCATCGCTGCGCAGACTGTCGGGCCTGCCGGTTTCCCGGCTGATCCGGCAACGTCCTACTCTCCCGGGGACCACCGTCCCAAGTACCATCGGCGCTGGAGAGCTTAACTGCCGTGTTCGGGATGGGAACGGGTGTGACCTCTCCGCCATTGTCACCGGATCATCTTTAATTGTGAGGAACGACCGTCACGAACATTTCCGGCCATCGCCGCTCGCTGCGGCGTACCGTCATCTGTCCGCTCACCGGAATTCAGAGTCTATCATACCGGTCAATCCTGATCAACCTGTACATTTTTCCTCTGAAACCAGTGACCAGGTCCCTCAAAATCAAACAGTTGCTTTTCTTGCGTGCGCTCGACCTCGACATCCCGCGACAGCGCCGCCAAAGGGTCATTGGCGACGGTCGCGGCGAGTCTCCATAGAAAGGAGGTGATCCAGCCGCACCTTCCGATACGGCTACCTTGTTACGACTTCACCCCAATCATCGACCCCACCTTCGGCGGCTGCCTCCTTGCGGTTAGCGCACCGACTTCGGGTGTTGCCGACTTTCGTGGTGTGACGGGCGGTGTGTACAAGGCCCGGGAACGTATTCACCGCGGTATGCTGACCCGCGATTACTAGCGATTCCGCCTTCATGCTCTCGAGTTGCAGAGAGCAATCCGAACTGTGAGCGGCTTTCTCCGGTTCGCTCCGCCTCGCGGCTTCGCCTCGGTTTGTACCGCCCATTGTAGCACGTGTGTAGCCCAAGACATAAGGGGCATGATGATTTGACGTCATCCCCGCCTTCCTCCCGGTCGTCCCGGGCAGTCTCCCCAGAGTCCCCGTCTCTCTCGCTGGCAACTGAGGATAAGGGTTGCGCTCGTTGCGGGACTTAACCCAACATCTCACGACACGAGCTGACGACAACCATGCACCACCTGTCTCTCCGCTCCCCGAAGGGCACCCTCGCATCTCTGCAAGGTTCGGAGGATGTCAAGCCTTGGTAAGGTTCTTCGCGTTGCGTCGAATTAAACCACATGCTCCACCGCTTGTGCGGGCCCCCGTCAATTCCTTTGAGTTTCAACCTTGCGGCCGTACTCCCCAGGCGGAGTGCTTATTGTGTTGACTGCGGCACTGGAGGGGTCGATACCCCCAACACCTAGCACTCATCGTTTACGGCGTGGACTACCAGGGTATCTAATCCTGTTTGCTCCCCACGCTTTCGCGCCTCAGCGTCAGGTAATGTCCAGACAGTCGCCTTCGCCACTGGGGTTCCTCCCGATATCTACGCATTTCACCGCTACACCGGGAATTCCACTGTCCTCTCCATCCCTCAAGACCTCCAGTTTCCAAGGCCGCCCCGGAGTTGAGCTCCGGTCTTTCACCTCAGACTTAAAGGTCCGCCTGCACGCGCTTTACGCCCAGTAATTCCGGACAACGCTCGCCCCCTACGTATTACCGCGGCTGCTGGCACGTAGTTAGCCGGGGCTTCCTCCTCAGGTACCGTCATTCTTCTTCCCTGAAGACAAGGGTTTACAATCCGAAGACCTTCGTCCCCCACGCGGCATTGCTCCGTCAGGCTTTCGCCCATTGCGGAAGATTCCCCACTGCTGCCTCCCGTAGGAGTCTGGGCCGTGTCTCAGTCCCAGTGTGGCCGTTCACCCTCTCAGGCCGGCTACCGATCGTCGCCTTGGTGGGCTCTTACCCCGCCAACTAGCTAATCGGACGCGGACCCATCTGACAGCGGATTGCTCCTTTGGTTCCCGAAAGATGTCTTTCAGGAACGTTATGCGGTATTAGCAGCCCTTTCGGGCTGTTATCCCCCACTCTCAGGCAGGTTATCCACGCGTTACTCACCCGTCCGCCACTAAGAGCCTCCATCGAAACTTCAGCTCTCCGTTCGACTTGCATGTGTTAGGCATGCCGCCAGCGTTCGTCCTGAGCCAGGATCAAACTCTCCGCAAATATTTGCAGATGAGCTTGAGTCAAGCTCTTGTTTGACAATCTCTTTGAATAGCTGTTCTCTTTGGACAACCGTTCTCTTTGAACAACCGTTCTCTTTGAACAACTGTTTTCTTTGAACAGTCATCCTCTTTGAACAGCCGTCGTTGCCGACGACCGTCGTCTCCAACGATCAGCGTCAGCGACTTCTGCTGCCATCGGCTGACAAGGCGCCCATCAGAAGAGGCTTGCCTGTCCGCAGACGACAGCGGAATTGATTGGTTTCGCACGCTGTTGATTCGCAACTGTTTGATTTTCAAGGACCGTCCAGGCGACGAATGAATCGCTTTGATTTCGCTTCGCCTTCCTGTTTTTCACCGCCTTGCAGCGGCGACGTTTGATATTATGACATAAGGGGCAGGCAAAGGCAAGCATCAATTTTTTCCAAAAAGTATTTTTAGTGATCCTATCGCTGAGCAAAAGCGTTTATACTTAGAAAGTGAACGCAGAAGAACGCATCGGCATTATCCGGCGATAGATTGTTTATCGTATGCCCGGCCAAAGATATTTTTATACACATGGGCGGAAGGCGCCGGCATAGGCATGGGCGGCGCTGTTCTGGCGGCCATCGACTTTCCTGTCCTGATCACCATCAAGTGAATATGCTCCAGGAGATCGCCTGGCTCTAAACGGCTATGATGCGCGCACGCCTCAGGAAGCCGGCGATCTGGGGGAAACGGCGCAAAGGACCTTTCAAATGCGTTTTCTTCAGCCGATGCCGGAGGAACGCAGGAGAGACTAAAGCGCAGCCGTCTCTTCCTCGCCGAGCCGGAAAAAGAGCAGCGCCGGGATCACGATAATCGCCGCGCAGGCCAGGTACATGCCGGAAAAGCCCGCCAGTTTGGAAACATAACCGAGCGCGATGGAACCGAGCCCGATGCCGAGGTCGAAGGCGCTCATCAAGGTGCCGTTGGCGGCGCCCCGCCGGAAAGGGGGCACCCGATTGATGGCCATGGCCATCAAGGTGGGTTGAACAATGCCGAAACCGACGCCCATGACGACGGCGGAGAGAACAAACAGCACGATCCCTTTGGCCAGAAAGAGCAGCGCAAATGCGGCGGCCATGCTGACAAAGCCGATCAGCATGATCCGCTTGGGACCCTGCCGATCAAAAGCGCGACCGGCCCAGGGGCGGATGACCAGCAGGGTGAGCGCATAGACAAGGAAGTAGACGCCGGCGTTGGGCACGCCGATCTCCTTCGCCAGCAATGTAATGAAGGAGACGATCCCGCCGTAAACGATGGCGACAAAGGCCATGACGGCAGACAAGGAAAATACGGCAGGTTCAAACAGGGCGGCCAGCGACAGGCCAGCTTTCTTTTTCTTTGCATCGCCGCCGTTTCCGCCGGCCTGTCCCCCTGTCTTGTCCTCATAGGAGACGCCGCCTAAGCTGAGCAGCCCCAGAACGGCCAGGATAAGACTGGCGCCAAACAGGGCCGGAAAGCCGCCCTTGTCGAGAACGAAAAGGCCCAAACTGGGGCCGGCGGCCATGGCCAGCGTGTTGGAAAGGCCGTAATAACCGAGCCCCTCGCCGCGCCGTTCGGCAGGCACCACATCAGCAGCCACCGTGCTGGCGCCTGTCGTGGTAAAGCCCCAGGCCATGCCATGCAGCGCCCGCAACAGAAAAAGCGCAGTCAGTCCGGCGACGATATAATAGGCGGCTGTGGCGAGGCAGAAGGCGATGAGAGCCAGAAAGAGCACCTTTTTTCGACCTACCACATCCAGCAGGTAGCCGGAGAGAGGGCGGACCATGACCGCCGTCAGCGACAGGATGCCGATGATATACCCCACGCTGCTCTCATCTCCGCCAAGACCGCTGGTGACAAATACAGGCAGCGTCGGCAAGAGAAAATAAAAGCTCGTAAACATAAACAGGTTGGTCAGGCAGATGAAGAGGAAGCTTTTTGTCCATAACGGCGCGGCGGGACGGGGGGCTTCGGCTTGATTCATGTCGATTTGCTCCATTCTTGCGATGATGCTTCCGGCAGTCTACACCTTTTTTTATTCTGCCCCACCGCTCAAGATCCTGCACGCACAACCATTTCTCCATTTAGCGCCGAAAACACGACAAAGAGCGCCAAAGAATCTCCATAGCCTCCCGTTACGCCCGATACTACCCCCCGACGGGAAAAAGCCCGCCGCAGCCCTTTTGGATCACGGCGAGCCATATTCAAACCATTTTTTACCGCCTCTTTATCCCTTGCCGGGGGTCCAGCTCGGTCGACTCGCTCGCCATATCCTGGGGCAGCGGCGACGGTTCCCCCAGGTAGTAGCCCTGACCATACTCGATCCCCATCTCGCGGATGAGCCGCCAGATACGGTCGTTTTCTACATACTCGCTGATGGTCCGCTTGCCGAGGGAATGAACCAGTTGATTGATCCCTTTGACCAGCGCGTGGCGTTCAGGATCATGATCGATCGACCGGACGAAAGAGCCGTCGATTTTGATAAAGTCGACCGGCAGTTTGTTCAGGTAGGCGAAGGAAGAGTAGCCGCTTCCGAAATCATCGAGGGCAAAGCGACAACCTAGGCTCCGCAGCTTCTGCACCCACTGTTCCGCCGACATGAGATCCCGAACGGCAGCTGTCTCGGTGATCTCAAAGCCGAGCCGGCCGTGGATCGCCGGCGTGGTCTGGACAATCTCTTCGATGAAATTCAAGATCTCCTTATCGCCCAGGCTTTCCCCCGACAGGTTCACATAGAGCCGCAACTGAGGATTCTTCACCAAAAACCGGACCGCCTCGGCGACGACCCAGCGCTCAATGTCGCCCATAAGTCCAAAACTCTCGGCCACAGGGATAAAGGTGGCCGGCGGAATCAGCTTGCCGTCTCCGTCGCGCAACCGCAGCAGCGCTTCATAATGCTCGACAGCGCCGTCGGAACTGCGCACGACAGGCATGAAAAAAAGCTGAAACCTCCCCTCCCGGTCGGCGCCGCGGACGATCTGAATCAGGCGGCTCGTCTCTTCCAGGCGGGAAAACATGCGTTCGTTGGCATAGGCGACGACAACCTGGCTGCGCCCCGCCATCTTGGCCATATGTAAGGCTGCGCCGGCTCGGCTCAGGACCTGGCGGACATCCTGATGACCGTTAATCTCGGCGACACCGATGCTGACGGTGAAGCGCAGATCACATCCTTCCAGGACGGGACAAAGATCGCGCTCCTTGACAATGTGGCACAGGTTCAGCGCCACCTTTTCCGCTTCCGCTTCGGCCATCCCATGAAGCAACAGACCAAACTCGTCGCCGCTCAGCCGCGCCAGCACGTCATCGCGCCGGATCTGGCTCTTCAACAGCCTTGAAAGGTTGGTCAGCAGTCGGTCGCCCATGTCATGATCGAGCAGGTCGTTGACGAGATTGAATTTATCGACATCGATCAGCAGCAGAGAACTGACGGTTCCCTCCTTGGCCAGCCGCCGCGCCCGGGAAAGGGCGCCGTCAAAGTAATAGCGATTCGGGATCCCGGTCAGGTAGTCGTGGGTGGCGAGGTGCTTCAGGTGTTTTTCTGTCTCTTTCTGTTCGCTCAAGTCCCTGGCGACGCCGGCCACATAAAGCGGTTCCCCATCGACGCCGCAGACCAGCGAAGCGTTGACGCTGTACCATCGCCAACTGCCGTCAAGCTGCCGCAATCGGCACTCGGGACCTGGTCGGACAGTACCCAGGCGCTTGACCTTGCTGATAAAAGCCTTGACGGTTTCGAGATCTTCGGGATGAACCACATCGTTTAACGAACAGCCCAGCAGTCCGTCGAGATGACTGTTACGCCTGGCGGCGCCGGGCCAGATCCCTGTGAGCACCCCGTCGAGCGAACAGGTAAAAATGGCGTCAAAGGTGCTTTCCTGTATCGCACGCAATTCTTCTTCCGCAAATTGCACCAAATGACTGCTACCCTTGTTCACTTTGCCTTCAATCATGCGGATCATCCCCGGCAATATTATTTGTACCATCCCATTGACGTTGGCCCTTGCCGAACGACGCTAGTAAAGGCCGATAAAAAAGGACGGTGAAAGGCTAGTAAAAGCGTACCATAGCATGCCAGGTTTTGACTATATAATTTGACTATATAAATTAAAACAGCGCTAGCAGGTTTGAAATCTCCCCTTGTCGAATAAAACACCATAAAATGTCGATAAAGCGAGAAGTGTCGGACATGCGAGTAAAGAAGGTTAACTCACCCCTAGTCGCCGGATGGCACCGCATCACGATATGGCTTGCCTTTTGAGAGGAGCGATGGTTATGGGATTACGAACACGGTTGTTGCTATTTATCGTACTGCCCGTCATTATTGGGATCGGTTTAATCAGCATCTCCTCTTACTGGGGCGCCAAAACCGCCTTAGAGCATCAAATCCGCCAGACAATCGCCACGACGACAGAAGACACCAGACATGAGCTACAGGGCTGGCTGTTGGACAAGCAGTCGATCGTCTCAGCGCTGTCTCAATCCTTCAGCAGCAGCGGCATCAACTTGGAAGAACAGCGGCGTCACCTGGAAAGACTGCGTGCACTCCATCCTGGTTTGCGGGACCTGACGGTCACCTATGCAGACGGGCGCTTTGTCAGCGCCTCGGGCTGGACGCCCCCTGCCGGATTCGACCCGCGACAACAAGTCTCCTATCAATTAGGCAGCAAAGGGCAGGGAATCGGCTATACGGACATCTATGACGATGTCAAGACAGAGAGCGTCGTGATCAGTATTGTCGCGCCGATCACGGCTGGGGAACGATTCGTCGGCGTCGTGGCGGCAGACCTGGATCTAAAGGCCATCTACGCCCTGATCAGCGACAAAACAGTAGGCCAAACAGGCTATCCCTATGTGATCGATCGGAAAGGTTTTTTCATCGCCCACCCGTCGTTACAGCATACAGACAACCTCTTCACCATAGATGGCGGCGGCTTGGCGGAAGCCGCCAAGAGCTTCCTCGCCGGGGAACCGACCTTTGCGCAGCGTCCCTATAAGGGCGTAGAAAAGTTTTACTCCTCTTCCCCGATCGAAGTTAACGGCTGGGTGATTGTCACGTCCGTCCCTGTCAAAGAACTCTTCGCACCCGTCGATGCCCTAGCCGCTCGCACCTTAATGCTGAGCCTCATTACTGTGACCCTGCTGGCGCTGATCATCATCTTTGT from Heliomicrobium modesticaldum Ice1 encodes the following:
- a CDS encoding MFS transporter gives rise to the protein MNQAEAPRPAAPLWTKSFLFICLTNLFMFTSFYFLLPTLPVFVTSGLGGDESSVGYIIGILSLTAVMVRPLSGYLLDVVGRKKVLFLALIAFCLATAAYYIVAGLTALFLLRALHGMAWGFTTTGASTVAADVVPAERRGEGLGYYGLSNTLAMAAGPSLGLFVLDKGGFPALFGASLILAVLGLLSLGGVSYEDKTGGQAGGNGGDAKKKKAGLSLAALFEPAVFSLSAVMAFVAIVYGGIVSFITLLAKEIGVPNAGVYFLVYALTLLVIRPWAGRAFDRQGPKRIMLIGFVSMAAAFALLFLAKGIVLFVLSAVVMGVGFGIVQPTLMAMAINRVPPFRRGAANGTLMSAFDLGIGLGSIALGYVSKLAGFSGMYLACAAIIVIPALLFFRLGEEETAAL
- a CDS encoding putative bifunctional diguanylate cyclase/phosphodiesterase — protein: MIEGKVNKGSSHLVQFAEEELRAIQESTFDAIFTCSLDGVLTGIWPGAARRNSHLDGLLGCSLNDVVHPEDLETVKAFISKVKRLGTVRPGPECRLRQLDGSWRWYSVNASLVCGVDGEPLYVAGVARDLSEQKETEKHLKHLATHDYLTGIPNRYYFDGALSRARRLAKEGTVSSLLLIDVDKFNLVNDLLDHDMGDRLLTNLSRLLKSQIRRDDVLARLSGDEFGLLLHGMAEAEAEKVALNLCHIVKERDLCPVLEGCDLRFTVSIGVAEINGHQDVRQVLSRAGAALHMAKMAGRSQVVVAYANERMFSRLEETSRLIQIVRGADREGRFQLFFMPVVRSSDGAVEHYEALLRLRDGDGKLIPPATFIPVAESFGLMGDIERWVVAEAVRFLVKNPQLRLYVNLSGESLGDKEILNFIEEIVQTTPAIHGRLGFEITETAAVRDLMSAEQWVQKLRSLGCRFALDDFGSGYSSFAYLNKLPVDFIKIDGSFVRSIDHDPERHALVKGINQLVHSLGKRTISEYVENDRIWRLIREMGIEYGQGYYLGEPSPLPQDMASESTELDPRQGIKRR